The following proteins are co-located in the Vigna unguiculata cultivar IT97K-499-35 chromosome 9, ASM411807v1, whole genome shotgun sequence genome:
- the LOC114196152 gene encoding uncharacterized protein LOC114196152 has translation MTRQGAAPKDTKTKLGSMSIDQFLKENGSTDDEDENIQNGSEEAEQYVGEGNTYQDEDGELNEKEGTKKKRTRGPTQCLAIHGRSMQDRPEVVLDADGEPIGPTDKIVTDLSYFLGTIARNSTFCPLIYTSFKALLKDKDNKAHIWTYVLEKFNISDKGEKAVFTRINDAWRRYKSFIKKKHFSKYSTLKDRLKHRPLFLSEAHFKQLLKYWNISTIQSISERNAANRAKQKYIHRMGPTSFARIHAELRTKKEVGEKVTQAEMFITTRQRREGRKGKELDEETHNAIIKLQGSIQNSSDSAEQTFKSLFGKEKPGRVRCYGKTMTPSQFRKNEEIAAIKKEHANAISGMAKEIQDLRAIVNFVVRQQNPDLDEEDLNNMMARVLGKESSATGPYSSASTHDPQLEDNEDHEDNEGYEDYEDNLIE, from the exons ATGACAAGACAAGGTGCTGCTCCTAAggatacaaaaacaaaattggggTCAATGTCAATTGATCAATTTCTTAAAGAAAATGGAAGCACTGATGATGAAGACGAAAATATTCAAAATGGAAGTGAGGAGGCGGAACAATATGTTGGAGAAGGAAATACATACCAAGATGAAGATGGTgaattgaatgaaaaagaag GgacaaagaagaaaagaacaagAGGACCAACTCAATGCTTAGCAATACACGGAAGATCAATGCAAGATCGTCCAGAAGTTGTATTGGATGCAGATGGAGAACCTATTGGTCCGACTGACAAAATTGTAACTGACTTGAGTTATTTCCTTGGCACAATAGCGAGGAATTCAACCTTTTGTCCCTTGATTTACACAAGTTTCAAAGCTCTACtcaaagataaagataataagGCTCATATATGGACATATGTTCTG gAAAAGTTCAATATTAGTGATAAAGGAGAGAAAGCCGTATTTACTCGTATAAATGATGCATGGAGACGCTACAAAagttttatcaagaaaaaacacTTTTCAAAGTACTCCACATTGAAGGATCGGCTAAAACATCGTCCTTTATTCCTTTCTGAAGCTCATTTCAAGCAATTGCTCAAATATTGGAACATTAGTACTATCCAg AGCATTAGCGAGAGAAATGCTGCAAATAGAGCTAAGCAAAAGTACATCCATCGCATGGGACCAACTAGTTTTGCTAGAATTCATGCTGAATTG CGTACCAAGAAAGAGGTAGGAGAAAAAGTTACTCAAGCTGAAATGTTTATTACAACTCGTCAACGTCGAGAAGGCcgaaaaggaaaagaattggATGAAGAAACACATAATGCTATT atTAAGCTTCAAGGTTCCATTCAAAACTCAAGTGATTCTGCAGAACAAACATTTAAATCACTGTTTGGAAAAGAAAAGCCTGGGAGGGTACGTTGTTACGGAAAGACTATGACACCATCACAATTtaggaaaaatgaagaaattgcTGCCATCAAGAAAGAACATGCAAACGCAATTAGTGGTATGGCAAAGGAAATACAAGATCTACGAGCAATTGTAAATTTTGTGGTAAGGCAACAAAATCCAGATTTAGATGAAGAGGACTTAAATAATATGATGGCACGCGTTTTAGGTAAAGAAAGTAGTGCAACAGGGCCATATTCATCTGCATCAACCCATGATCCGCAG CTAGAAGACAATGAAGATCATGAAGACAATGAAGGCTATGAAGATTATGAAGACAATCTTATAGAATAA
- the LOC114163509 gene encoding uncharacterized protein LOC114163509, with amino-acid sequence MIKDLGLDYKKIHACPNDCMLYWKEHENDTFCEKCKVSRWKEFGEAHGELEQQKNEQKVPAKILRHFPLIPRLQRLFMCSNTADLMRWHEEERSKDGKMRHPADGEAWKDFDKCHANFSIEPRNVRLGLASDGFNPFKTMSISHSTWPVMMVVYNFPPWLCMKPEYTMLSLLIPGPQSPGNDIDVYLQPLIEELKQLWEIGVETYDASRDQKFQMHAALLWTISDYPGYAMLSGWSTKGRLACSCCNYDTHSSYLRHSHKMCYMNHRVFLPTSHPWRLNKKSFNGKKELGSAPTVLEGTDIVEILKDFNNDFGKYRKNKKDGPWKKRSIFFELPYWSQNKLRHNLDVMHIEKNICDNIIGTLLDIQGKTKDHVNARYDLQDMGIRKNLHPWELDGGRVQFAKSCFSMNAHEKSIFCAILKSAKLPDGIASNISKCVNASEKKISGYKSHDAHFMLHYLLQVPIRCTMLDVVAGPLIRLGSFFHSLCQKVIQVQDLDYLEANIVEILCQMETIFPPSFFDIMVHLPIHLANEVRLGGPVQFRWMYPIERYLCRLKSYVRNKAYPEGSIAEGYLAEEALTLCSRYMHKDVDTRLNRKRRNYEGNDLCDVDVCDYFSNRGSALGGKKKGKLFSLDLTSKDQAHRYLLFNCDEINIYIREYDEILNRKTKRRKWIKAKTQSQEFSEWFKDRAMSEDVSLQLKEFSRGPNTVARRLSGYLINGYRFHTTKRDARRKTQNSGVTLVSLTPSYASSKDENPRIEPVTYYGAINDIIELDYYGHFKFVMFKCDWFESDADKYGLTCVYFNKKCYQNDPFVLPSQVHQCFYVEDPFETSKHYVLKTIPRDLFNMGDHSQVNNSDNDDEFNWVREDMPVTVAEKPSKDLEKDYSDDLDFDETLFDYMD; translated from the exons ATGATTAAAGATTTAGGCCTTGATTATAAAAAGATTCATGCATGTCCAAATGACTGCATGCTATATTGGAAGGAGCACGAGAATGACACTTTTTGTGAGAAGTGTAAAGTTTCAAGATGGAAGGAATTTGGTGAAGCACATGGTGAGTTAGAGCAACAAAAGAATGAGCAGAAAGTGCCTGCAAAAATTTTAAGACACTTTCCATTGATCCCCAGACTTCAAAGGCTATTTATGTGCTCAAACACTGCAGATTTAATGAGGTGGCATGAAGAAGAGCGCTCAAAAGATGGAAAAATGAGACACCCTGCTGATGGTGAAGCTTGGAAAGACTTTGATAAATGCCATGCTAATTTTTCTATTGAGCCTCGCAATGTAAGACTTGGTCTAGCAAGTGATGGCTTCAATCCATTTAAGACTATGAGTATATCACATAGTACATGGCCAGTCATGATGGTGGTGTATAACTTTCCGCCATGGCTATGCATGAAACCCGAATACACAATGTTGTCACTACTAATTCCTGGACCACAATCACCTGGAAATGATATTGATGTCTATTTGCAACCACTAATTGAGGAACTAAAGCAATTATGGGAAATAGGTGTAGAAACATATGATGCCTCAAGAgatcaaaaatttcaaatgcATGCAGCTCTTTTGTGGACGATTAGTGATTATCCTGGGTATGCTATGTTGTCAGGTTGGAGCACTAAAGGAAGGTTGGCATGTTCATGTTGCAATTATGACACTCATTCGTCATACTTGAGACACAGCCATAAGATGTGTTATATGAACCATCGTGTGTTTTTACCAACAAGTCATCCATGGAGGTTGAATAAGAAGTCATTCAATGGAAAGAAAGAACTTGGGTCTGCACCAACTGTGTTAGAAGGTACTGATATTGTAGAAATCTTGAAGGATTTTAACAATGATTTTGGAAAgtatagaaaaaataagaaagatgGTCCATGGAAGAAAAGATCAATATTTTTTGAGTTGCCCTACTGGTCACAAAATAAATTACGTCATAATCTTGATGTAATGCATATTGAGAAAAACATATGTGATAATATTATTGGGACTCTTTTGGACATTCAAGGCAAGACAAAAGATCATGTCAATGCACGCTATGATTTACAAGACATGGGAATTAGAAAGAATCTTCATCCTTGGGAGCTTGATGGAGGTCGTGTACAGTTTGCAAAATCTTGTTTTTCAATGAATGCACATGAAAAGTCAATTTTTTGTGCTATTTTAAAGTCCGCCAAATTACCAGATGGGATTGCatcaaatatttcaaagtgtgtgAATGctagtgaaaagaaaataagtggTTATAAGAGTCATGATGCACATTTCATGCTACACTACTTGTTACAAGTTCCAATAAGATGCACAATGCTTGATGTAGTGGCTGGCCCTTTAATTCGTTTGGGGTCTTTTTTTCACTCTTTGTGTCAAAAAGTGATCCAAGTGCAGGATTTGGATTACTTAGAAGCCAATATTGTAGAAATACTTTGTCAAATGGAGACGATATTTCCTCCTAGTTTTTTTGACATAATGGTTCACTTGCCTATCCATCTAGCAAATGAAGTAAGATTGGGTGGGCCAGTTCAATTTCGGTGGATGTATCCGATTGAGAGATATTTGTGCAGACTTAAAAGTTATGTTCGAAACAAGGCTTATCCTGAGGGTTCTATTGCCGAGGGGTATTTAGCAGAAGAAGCTTTGACACTTTGCTCAAGATATATGCATAAAGACGTAGATACAAGattgaatagaaaaagaagaaattatgaAGGTAATGATTTATGTGATGTAGATGTTTGTGATTACTTTTCAAATAGAGGTAGTGCTTTGGGTGGTAAGAAAAAAGGTAAACTATTCTCTTTGGATTTGACATCTAAGGATCAAGCTCATCGATACCTCTTATTCAACTGTGATGAAATAAACATATACATCAG agAGTATGATGAGATTTTAAATAGgaagacaaaaagaagaaagtggATCAAAGCTAAAACCCAAAGTCAAGAGTTTAGTGAATGGTTCAAAGATAGAGCCATGAGTGAGGATGTATCACTTCAACTTAAGGAATTCTCTCGTGGTCCAAATACTGTTGCAAGGAGGTTGTCAGGCTACCTCATCAATGGTTACAGATTTCATACTACAAAGAGAGATGCTAGACGCAAAACTCAAAATTCTGGTGTAACTTTGGTTTCATTAACACCAAGTTATGCAAGTTCCAAGGATGAAAATCCTAGGATAGAACCCGTCACTTATTATGGGGCAATCAATGACATAATTGAGTTAGACTATTATGGGCATTTCAAGTTTGTGATGTTTAAGTGTGATTGGTTTGAGAGTGATGCAGACAAATATGGGCTTACATGTGtttatttcaacaaaaaatgttaccaaaatGATCCCTTTGTGTTGCCTTCTCAAGTCCACCAATGCTTTTATGTTGAAGATCCTTTTGAAACAAGTAAACATTATGTTTTGAAGACGATTCCAAGAGATTTATTTAATATGGGTGATCACTCACAAGTAAATAATTCTGATAATGATGATGAATTCAATTGGGTTAGGGAAGACATGCCTGTAACAGTAGCTGAGAAACCTTCTAAAGATTTGGAGAAAGATTATTCTGATGATCTTGATTTTGATGAGACTTTGTTTGACTATATGGACTAA